The following coding sequences lie in one Bacteroides helcogenes P 36-108 genomic window:
- a CDS encoding Yip1 family protein, translated as MNYKDLFHIALLLISSPAHAWEEISLEDRRKVFTAFVYPMIGLCGLSVFIGSLVAMGWGEPQSFQYAMTRCCAVAVSLFGGYFLAAYFINGLRVRMFRMGSDIPLTQQFAGYSLVVVFLLKIIIGILPDFSIIALLLQFYVVYVVWEGSVKMMQMSEKDRLRFTVLSSILLIVCPLVIEWIFNKLTIVLN; from the coding sequence TTGAATTACAAAGACTTATTTCATATAGCCCTTTTACTGATTTCCTCTCCGGCTCACGCTTGGGAGGAAATTAGTTTAGAGGATAGGCGAAAGGTGTTTACGGCTTTTGTCTATCCAATGATTGGTTTATGCGGCTTGTCCGTCTTCATTGGCTCTTTGGTGGCTATGGGGTGGGGAGAACCACAAAGTTTTCAGTATGCCATGACGCGATGCTGCGCAGTGGCGGTATCTTTGTTTGGAGGATATTTCTTGGCTGCCTATTTTATCAACGGGTTGCGTGTCCGTATGTTCAGAATGGGTAGTGACATACCGTTGACACAACAATTTGCGGGTTATTCATTGGTAGTGGTGTTTTTGCTGAAGATTATTATCGGCATATTGCCTGATTTCAGCATTATAGCATTATTACTTCAATTTTATGTTGTCTATGTGGTGTGGGAAGGAAGCGTGAAAATGATGCAAATGTCAGAAAAAGATCGCTTGCGATTTACTGTTCTTTCTTCTATTTTGTTAATAGTATGTCCGTTGGTCATTGAGTGGATATTCAATAAACTGACGATTGTGCTGAACTGA
- the smpB gene encoding SsrA-binding protein, with protein MKQAPVNIKNKRATFDYELIDTYTAGIVLTGTEIKSIRLGKASLVDTFCYFANGELWVKNMHIAEYFYGSYNNHNARRERKLLLNKKELDKLARETKSPGFTIVPVRMFINEKGLAKVVVALAKGKKEYDKRQSLKEKEDKRDMARMFKK; from the coding sequence ATGAAACAAGCTCCTGTAAATATTAAAAACAAGCGTGCCACGTTTGATTACGAACTGATAGATACCTATACGGCGGGTATCGTACTCACAGGCACGGAGATTAAATCGATCCGTTTGGGAAAAGCAAGTCTTGTCGATACGTTCTGTTATTTTGCCAACGGTGAACTGTGGGTGAAAAATATGCATATTGCCGAATACTTCTATGGCTCGTACAATAACCACAATGCACGCAGGGAGCGTAAATTACTGTTGAATAAAAAAGAACTGGATAAATTGGCACGTGAAACGAAGAGCCCAGGTTTTACAATAGTTCCTGTACGTATGTTTATCAATGAAAAAGGATTGGCAAAGGTTGTGGTAGCCCTTGCCAAAGGTAAAAAGGAATATGACAAGCGGCAGTCTTTAAAGGAAAAAGAGGACAAACGTGACATGGCACGGATGTTCAAAAAATGA